A region of Campylobacter armoricus DNA encodes the following proteins:
- a CDS encoding peptidylprolyl isomerase, which produces MLKKIDTKDAKKYNFAIISTEKGDIKLELFPDEAPQTVCNFANLANDGFYDDLIFHRVIPNFVIQGGCPYGIGSGGPGYEIECECDGQKHKHLRGSLSMAHAGRDTGGSQFFICHSSQPHLDGVHTIFGQINPEDKESLEVLDNIRAGDKIKTIQILEKI; this is translated from the coding sequence ATGCTTAAAAAAATTGATACAAAAGATGCTAAAAAATATAATTTTGCTATTATAAGCACCGAAAAAGGCGATATAAAATTAGAATTATTTCCCGATGAAGCACCACAAACTGTGTGTAATTTTGCAAATTTAGCTAATGATGGTTTTTATGATGATCTTATCTTTCATCGCGTAATACCAAATTTTGTTATACAAGGTGGTTGTCCTTATGGTATAGGTTCAGGCGGTCCTGGTTATGAAATAGAATGTGAATGTGATGGACAAAAACACAAACATTTAAGAGGTAGCTTATCTATGGCTCATGCTGGTAGGGATACTGGTGGATCGCAATTTTTCATCTGTCATAGTTCTCAACCTCATTTAGATGGGGTGCATACTATCTTTGGACAAATCAATCCTGAAGATAAAGAAAGCTTGGAAGTACTAGATAATATTAGAGCAGGTGATAAAATTAAAACAATCCAAATTTTAGAAAAAATTTAA
- a CDS encoding trehalose-6-phosphate synthase, which yields MYFIFLCIHIICAIFFIAYVFFDVCIYRFAYKHENKEDCDKIKKAYTKSSIIIFASIFILLLSSGFYLLSFYEFVSFWDIFKSNLGIFLFIKLTLLIAMLGLTLYSLFFIKILKRKDPLKSHLIALILCILIVICAKAMLYF from the coding sequence ATGTATTTTATTTTTCTTTGTATTCATATTATCTGTGCTATATTTTTTATAGCTTATGTGTTTTTTGATGTTTGCATATATCGTTTTGCTTATAAACACGAAAACAAAGAAGATTGTGATAAAATCAAAAAAGCCTATACCAAATCAAGTATTATTATCTTTGCTAGTATTTTTATATTGCTTTTATCTAGTGGATTTTATTTGCTAAGTTTTTATGAATTTGTGTCCTTTTGGGATATTTTTAAAAGTAATCTTGGAATATTTTTATTTATTAAACTTACTTTATTGATAGCTATGCTTGGTTTAACCTTGTATTCTTTATTTTTTATAAAAATATTAAAAAGAAAAGATCCTTTAAAATCTCACTTGATTGCATTAATCTTGTGCATTTTAATAGTCATTTGTGCAAAAGCTATGCTGTATTTTTAA
- a CDS encoding DedA family protein, with protein sequence MLSDVIDFLLTLAKDWGYWGIIFLMFIESSFFPFPSEVVMIPAGYLAHQNDLNFWLCLLCGTFGALLGALLNYYLCYFLGRNVVLKICKYFGVNEAKFTQFETFFNKHGEISTFSGRLIPGLRQYISLPAGLARMDLKKFIFYTGLGAGIWCLILLVLGYVLGKNEDLIKEYLHLVIIACIVFAGIILTIYIYVQKRKTHKSS encoded by the coding sequence ATGCTTAGTGATGTTATTGACTTTTTACTTACTCTTGCCAAAGATTGGGGTTATTGGGGGATTATTTTTCTTATGTTTATTGAAAGTTCCTTTTTTCCTTTTCCTAGTGAAGTGGTTATGATACCAGCTGGATATTTGGCTCATCAAAATGACCTTAATTTTTGGTTATGTTTGCTTTGCGGGACTTTTGGAGCACTTTTAGGGGCTTTACTCAATTATTATTTGTGTTATTTTTTAGGACGCAATGTTGTTTTAAAAATATGCAAATATTTTGGAGTCAATGAAGCAAAATTTACTCAATTTGAGACATTTTTTAACAAACACGGAGAAATCTCTACTTTTAGTGGAAGATTAATCCCTGGCTTGCGTCAATACATTTCCCTACCTGCTGGACTTGCAAGAATGGATTTAAAAAAATTTATATTTTATACTGGTTTAGGAGCTGGCATTTGGTGTTTGATTTTACTTGTATTAGGCTATGTTTTAGGAAAAAATGAAGATTTAATTAAAGAATATCTACATTTAGTCATTATTGCTTGTATTGTTTTTGCAGGTATTATTTTGACCATATATATCTATGTTCAAAAAAGGAAAACTCATAAATCAAGCTAA
- a CDS encoding threonine/serine ThrE exporter family protein: MKKPSIQNLTNFLIEYISIFLSAGTYTARVAKCVGRIANAYGYEINMNFFFHHTTLNIFDKEDNSIQRTYIIPNKHNHINFKLILELSALSWQIHDRKYNLEEAKLYLLKLTQIKKAPFLANLILVSIANSAFCRLFGGDFYGCVFVFLATLVGFSLRIFLTKIKIDLRIQYILCSFLSSLIVFFGVDLKLIQEANIALGSSILYLIPGVYFINSIIDILKDHILMGLSRIISVAILVCCIAIGIYTTLSINDFGILR; encoded by the coding sequence ATGAAAAAACCATCTATTCAGAATTTAACAAATTTTTTGATCGAATATATCAGCATTTTTTTAAGTGCAGGAACTTACACAGCTAGAGTAGCAAAATGTGTCGGAAGAATAGCTAATGCTTATGGTTATGAAATTAATATGAATTTCTTCTTTCATCATACTACATTAAATATTTTTGATAAAGAAGATAACTCTATACAAAGAACCTATATCATACCCAATAAACACAATCATATTAATTTTAAACTTATTTTGGAGCTAAGTGCTTTAAGCTGGCAAATTCATGATCGTAAATACAACCTAGAAGAAGCCAAGCTTTATCTTTTAAAGCTCACGCAAATTAAAAAAGCTCCATTTTTAGCTAATTTGATTTTAGTATCTATAGCAAATTCTGCATTTTGCAGACTTTTTGGTGGAGATTTTTATGGATGTGTATTCGTATTTTTAGCTACTTTGGTAGGATTTAGTTTAAGAATTTTTCTAACTAAAATAAAAATTGATTTACGAATTCAATATATTTTATGTTCTTTTTTGTCTTCTTTGATCGTGTTTTTTGGAGTAGATTTAAAACTTATTCAAGAGGCAAATATTGCCTTGGGTTCTAGTATATTGTATTTAATACCTGGAGTTTATTTTATAAATTCTATTATTGATATTTTAAAAGATCATATACTTATGGGACTTAGTCGCATTATTAGCGTAGCTATACTTGTATGTTGTATTGCCATTGGAATTTACACTACACTTAGCATTAATGATTTTGGAATTTTAAGATGA
- a CDS encoding threonine/serine exporter family protein, with protein MIDYSSILWDMFFAALTGFGFAYVCNPPFKTLILSAILAAIAHGIRFTLIGYLGFQTLAIATFIASFSIGCLGLFLAKIFKTPAEIIAFPALIPMIPGIYAYKAILYLISFIRSENTSEQTSYLIQFFNHFFTTLSVTLALAVGVSVTLLLFFEQSFMMTRNIKKDKNHD; from the coding sequence ATGATTGATTATTCTTCTATATTATGGGATATGTTTTTTGCAGCTCTTACTGGTTTTGGCTTTGCTTATGTGTGCAATCCACCTTTTAAAACACTTATATTATCAGCTATATTAGCCGCTATAGCTCATGGCATACGCTTTACATTAATAGGATATTTAGGTTTTCAAACCTTAGCTATTGCTACTTTTATAGCCTCTTTTAGCATAGGTTGCCTTGGCTTATTTTTAGCAAAAATCTTTAAAACTCCTGCTGAAATCATAGCTTTTCCTGCTCTCATACCTATGATACCAGGAATTTATGCTTATAAAGCAATCTTATATCTAATTTCTTTTATACGCTCTGAAAATACAAGCGAACAAACTAGTTATTTGATTCAATTTTTTAATCATTTTTTTACTACACTTTCGGTAACTTTAGCACTAGCTGTTGGAGTAAGTGTAACCTTGCTTTTGTTTTTTGAACAAAGCTTTATGATGACAAGAAATATTAAAAAAGATAAAAACCACGATTAA
- the argS gene encoding arginine--tRNA ligase has protein sequence MKTLVYKEIKEKLGKDFILENPKNKNLAHFATPLAFSLAKELKQNPMIIANDIVIKVKDCECFESVEALNGYVNFKLSRSFLNSLATQALENRENFAKDKQKNESFLLEYVSANPTGPLHIGHARGAIFGDTLTRVARHLGYKFDTEYYVNDAGNQIYLLGLSILLAVKEHCLKEQVKYPEEYYKGEYISDIAKEAFVEFEKGFFIEKNIPQLAIWAKDKMLKIIKQNLADAKIFIDAYVSETSYYNELENTLNALKEHGGIYEKESKIWLASSAKGDEKDRVIIKDDGKGTYLAADIVYHKDKMSRGYDKCINIWGADHHGYIARMKAAMDFLGYDSQKLEIILAQMVSLLKNGEPYKMSKRAGNFILMGDVLEELGSDVLRYIFISKKCDTHLEFDVDEFKKEDSSNPVYYINYAHARIHQVFAKAGKDINDVIYASFDSLNEDGMNLLFESLNLKAVLNDAFESRALQKIPDYLKNLASLFHKFYNENKVVGSENEDELLKLFAVCALSIKTAFSLMGIEAKNKMNHD, from the coding sequence TTGAAAACTTTAGTTTATAAAGAAATTAAAGAAAAACTAGGAAAAGATTTTATTTTAGAAAATCCTAAAAATAAAAATTTAGCACATTTTGCTACACCTTTGGCTTTTTCTTTGGCTAAAGAATTAAAGCAAAATCCCATGATAATCGCCAATGATATTGTTATTAAGGTGAAAGATTGTGAGTGTTTTGAAAGTGTTGAAGCACTTAATGGCTATGTAAATTTTAAACTTTCAAGATCTTTTTTAAATTCTTTAGCAACTCAAGCTTTAGAAAATAGAGAAAATTTTGCAAAAGATAAACAAAAAAATGAAAGTTTCTTGCTCGAGTATGTTAGTGCAAATCCAACTGGTCCTTTGCATATAGGTCATGCTAGGGGTGCTATTTTTGGTGATACTTTAACTAGAGTAGCAAGACATTTAGGTTATAAATTTGATACAGAATATTATGTTAATGATGCAGGTAATCAAATTTATCTTTTAGGACTTTCTATTTTACTTGCAGTGAAAGAGCATTGTTTAAAAGAGCAAGTAAAATATCCTGAAGAGTATTATAAAGGTGAATATATTAGCGATATTGCAAAAGAAGCTTTTGTTGAATTTGAAAAAGGTTTTTTTATAGAAAAAAATATCCCGCAATTAGCTATTTGGGCTAAGGATAAGATGCTAAAAATTATCAAACAGAATTTAGCTGATGCAAAGATATTTATTGATGCTTATGTGAGTGAGACAAGCTATTATAATGAATTAGAAAATACCTTAAATGCTTTAAAAGAGCATGGTGGAATTTATGAGAAAGAAAGTAAAATTTGGCTTGCATCAAGTGCTAAAGGCGATGAAAAAGATCGCGTAATTATTAAAGACGATGGTAAAGGAACATATTTAGCTGCTGATATAGTTTATCATAAAGATAAAATGAGTCGAGGTTATGATAAGTGTATTAATATATGGGGGGCTGACCATCATGGCTATATAGCTAGAATGAAAGCTGCTATGGATTTTTTAGGTTATGATAGTCAAAAACTTGAAATTATCCTAGCACAAATGGTATCACTTTTAAAAAATGGCGAACCTTATAAGATGAGTAAAAGGGCTGGAAATTTCATCTTAATGGGTGATGTTTTAGAAGAGCTTGGTAGTGATGTTTTAAGATATATATTTATTAGCAAAAAATGTGATACACATTTAGAATTTGATGTAGATGAATTTAAAAAAGAAGATAGTTCAAATCCTGTGTATTATATTAACTATGCTCATGCAAGAATTCATCAAGTTTTTGCTAAAGCAGGTAAAGATATAAATGATGTTATTTATGCTAGTTTTGATAGTTTAAATGAAGATGGTATGAATCTTTTGTTTGAAAGCTTGAATTTAAAAGCTGTGCTAAATGATGCATTTGAATCAAGAGCTTTGCAAAAAATACCTGATTATTTAAAAAATTTAGCTTCTTTGTTTCACAAATTTTACAATGAAAATAAAGTGGTAGGTTCAGAAAATGAAGATGAACTTTTAAAACTTTTTGCAGTATGTGCTTTGAGTATTAAAACCGCTTTTTCTCTTATGGGTATTGAAGCTAAAAATAAAATGAACCACGATTGA
- a CDS encoding twin-arginine translocase TatA/TatE family subunit translates to MHMPSGTQWLIILLIVVLLFGAKKIPELAKGLGKGIKTFKDEMNTEDDKKIVRDDTQKIEKINEKDVLAKENNEEAKKA, encoded by the coding sequence ATGCATATGCCAAGCGGAACCCAATGGTTGATTATATTACTTATTGTAGTGTTGCTTTTTGGTGCAAAAAAAATTCCAGAACTTGCTAAGGGTTTGGGAAAAGGTATTAAAACTTTTAAAGATGAAATGAATACTGAAGATGATAAGAAAATAGTGCGAGATGATACACAAAAAATTGAAAAAATCAATGAAAAAGATGTTCTTGCAAAAGAAAACAATGAAGAAGCAAAAAAAGCTTAA
- the gmk gene encoding guanylate kinase, whose translation MSGQILVISGPSGAGKSTLLQRLFKEKDNIYFSISSTTRAPRESEKNGVDYFFISEKEFKQGIEKGEFLEWALVHKNYYGTSLIPVKKALQEGKSIIFDIDVQGFCIAKEKMSDYITSVFITTKNKKELEKRLIKRNTDKIEDISKRLENASDEMAYLDQYDFLIINDDLEKSYRQLEAIFEASKLKSKKYDLKQIQIQWNKGE comes from the coding sequence TTGAGTGGTCAAATTTTAGTTATTTCAGGACCAAGTGGAGCAGGTAAAAGCACTTTGCTTCAAAGACTTTTTAAAGAAAAAGATAATATTTATTTTTCTATTTCAAGCACAACAAGAGCTCCAAGAGAAAGTGAAAAAAATGGAGTAGATTATTTTTTTATTAGTGAAAAGGAATTTAAACAAGGCATAGAAAAGGGCGAATTTTTAGAATGGGCTTTGGTGCATAAAAATTACTATGGCACCTCTTTAATACCCGTAAAAAAAGCATTGCAAGAAGGTAAAAGTATTATTTTTGATATAGATGTACAAGGTTTTTGTATAGCTAAAGAAAAAATGTCAGATTATATAACTTCTGTATTTATTACCACTAAAAATAAAAAAGAACTTGAAAAAAGATTAATTAAGCGAAATACTGATAAAATAGAAGATATTAGCAAAAGATTAGAGAATGCTAGTGACGAAATGGCTTATTTAGATCAATACGATTTTTTAATCATAAACGATGATCTTGAAAAAAGCTATAGACAATTGGAAGCAATTTTTGAGGCTTCAAAATTAAAAAGCAAAAAATATGATTTAAAACAAATTCAAATTCAATGGAACAAAGGAGAATAA
- the fliR gene encoding flagellar biosynthetic protein FliR has protein sequence MEFVKYLGDENVVIFMLLFARMSGLIVFFPFFSHNNIPLVVKTTFALFLTMFLYPLAKLEGDTPDSFFILYLLSEVLFGMIAGLVLQMVFAILQMAGEQVSFTMGFSMASVMDPTTGVNSPVISQILNLLALLVFLAFDGHHLILLFISNSLEYISLGGFYPHENLMLYLNKAMVNIFVLGFSIAFPILAISLLSDVIFGMLMKTMPQFNLLVVGYPIKIFLSFAVLIAILLIMMQYFKNLMIKSFEHMELLFFNI, from the coding sequence ATGGAATTTGTTAAGTATTTAGGCGATGAAAATGTTGTAATTTTCATGCTTTTGTTTGCTAGAATGAGTGGATTGATTGTTTTTTTTCCATTTTTTTCCCATAATAATATTCCTTTGGTTGTAAAAACAACCTTTGCTTTATTTTTAACAATGTTTTTATATCCTTTAGCAAAACTTGAAGGAGATACTCCTGATTCTTTTTTTATTTTATATCTTTTAAGTGAAGTATTGTTTGGGATGATCGCGGGATTAGTTTTGCAAATGGTATTTGCTATCTTGCAAATGGCTGGTGAGCAAGTATCTTTTACTATGGGTTTTTCTATGGCTAGTGTTATGGATCCAACTACCGGAGTAAATTCACCAGTAATTTCTCAAATTTTAAATTTACTAGCTTTACTTGTTTTTCTAGCTTTTGATGGACATCATTTAATTTTACTTTTTATATCAAATTCATTAGAGTATATCAGTTTGGGAGGATTTTATCCACATGAAAATTTGATGCTTTATTTGAATAAAGCCATGGTTAATATATTTGTTTTAGGTTTCTCTATAGCTTTTCCAATTTTGGCTATTTCTTTATTGTCAGATGTGATTTTTGGAATGCTTATGAAAACTATGCCACAATTTAATCTTTTGGTGGTGGGTTATCCTATCAAGATATTTTTATCTTTTGCAGTGCTTATTGCCATTTTGCTTATCATGATGCAATATTTTAAAAATTTGATGATAAAAAGTTTTGAACATATGGAGTTGTTATTTTTTAATATATAA
- a CDS encoding ABC transporter ATP-binding protein: MELLKAENLSHGFDIPLFNNLNLSLNAKDCIAIQGSSGCGKSTLLHILSTLLKPQSGKVFYNNQDLYSLKDEILLKIRRKDFGIIFQMHYLFKGFLAFENIELASILSNQNIDYELLKKLDIADLMNQKITRLSGGQQQRVSIARVLSKKPKIIFADEATGNLDFKNALNVIDILISYAKENNAALVFVTHDQELAKKCDKIYHLNNHGIC, from the coding sequence ATGGAACTTTTAAAAGCGGAAAATTTAAGTCATGGTTTTGATATTCCGCTTTTTAATAATTTAAATTTATCTTTAAATGCAAAAGATTGTATAGCAATACAAGGCAGTAGTGGATGTGGTAAATCTACTCTTTTGCATATCTTATCAACTTTGTTAAAACCTCAATCAGGAAAAGTTTTTTATAATAACCAAGACTTATATTCTTTAAAAGATGAAATATTATTAAAAATTAGAAGAAAAGATTTTGGTATTATTTTTCAAATGCACTATTTATTCAAAGGTTTTTTGGCTTTCGAAAATATAGAACTTGCGAGTATTTTAAGTAATCAAAATATAGACTATGAATTATTAAAAAAGCTTGATATTGCTGATTTAATGAACCAAAAGATCACAAGATTAAGCGGTGGACAACAACAAAGAGTAAGTATAGCTAGGGTTTTAAGTAAAAAACCAAAGATTATTTTTGCTGATGAAGCTACAGGAAATTTGGATTTTAAAAATGCTTTAAATGTTATAGATATTTTGATTAGTTATGCTAAAGAAAACAACGCAGCTTTAGTATTTGTTACCCATGATCAAGAACTTGCAAAGAAGTGTGATAAAATTTATCATTTAAATAATCATGGAATTTGTTAA
- the tsf gene encoding translation elongation factor Ts: protein MAEITAQMVKELRESTGAGMMDCKNALKDTDGDFEKAVQLLREKGLGKADKKADRLAAEGLVSVKVSDDFKSATVSEINSETDFVAKNEQFIALTKDTTAHIQAKSLENVEELHSSEINGVKFEEYLKSQIATIGENLVVRRFATLKAGTNGIVNGYIHTNGRVGVVIAAACDSEVTASKCGDFLKHVCMHIAAMKPSYLSYEDLDMDFVENEYKALVAELEKENEERRRLKDPNKPEHKIPKYASRKQLTQEVIQAAEEAIKAELQAQGKPEKIWPNIIPGKLNSFIADNSQLDSRLTLMGQFYVMDDKKTIEQVIADKEKELGGTIKIVEFIRFEVGEGLEKKTEDFAAEVAAQIG from the coding sequence ATGGCTGAAATCACTGCACAAATGGTAAAAGAACTGCGCGAGAGTACTGGTGCAGGTATGATGGATTGTAAAAATGCTTTAAAAGATACAGATGGTGATTTTGAAAAAGCAGTGCAACTTTTAAGAGAAAAAGGCCTTGGTAAAGCTGATAAAAAAGCTGATCGTTTAGCTGCTGAAGGTTTGGTAAGTGTAAAAGTAAGCGATGACTTTAAAAGTGCAACGGTTAGTGAGATTAACTCAGAAACTGATTTTGTTGCTAAAAATGAGCAGTTTATTGCTCTTACAAAAGATACAACTGCACATATCCAAGCTAAGAGTCTTGAGAATGTTGAAGAATTACATTCAAGTGAAATTAATGGTGTTAAATTTGAAGAGTATTTAAAAAGTCAAATTGCAACTATTGGAGAAAACTTAGTTGTAAGAAGATTTGCTACTTTAAAAGCGGGTACCAATGGTATAGTTAATGGATATATTCACACTAATGGTCGTGTTGGTGTGGTTATTGCTGCAGCTTGTGATAGTGAAGTTACTGCTAGCAAGTGTGGAGATTTTTTAAAACATGTATGTATGCATATTGCTGCAATGAAGCCGAGTTATTTATCTTATGAAGATCTTGATATGGATTTTGTAGAAAATGAATACAAAGCTTTAGTTGCAGAATTAGAAAAAGAAAACGAAGAAAGAAGAAGATTAAAAGATCCTAATAAACCAGAGCACAAAATTCCTAAATATGCAAGTAGAAAACAACTTACTCAAGAAGTAATACAAGCAGCTGAAGAAGCTATTAAAGCCGAACTTCAAGCTCAAGGAAAACCTGAAAAAATTTGGCCTAATATTATTCCAGGCAAATTAAATAGTTTTATAGCAGATAATTCTCAACTTGATAGCAGACTTACTTTAATGGGTCAGTTTTATGTAATGGATGATAAAAAAACTATCGAACAAGTAATCGCTGATAAAGAAAAAGAGCTTGGTGGTACTATTAAAATAGTAGAATTCATTCGCTTTGAAGTGGGTGAAGGTCTAGAAAAGAAAACCGAAGATTTTGCTGCTGAAGTTGCTGCACAAATTGGTTAA
- the rpsB gene encoding 30S ribosomal protein S2, with protein MVSMRDLLECGVHFGHQTRRWNPKMKKFIFGERKGIYVIDLQKTLRYFRYTYNIVRDAAAEGKTILFVGTKKQAGGAIKEYAEKCGMPYVNHRWLGGMMTNFGTIRQSIRKLEVIEKMEEDGSIKLLTKKEALMLTRKKEKLLAYLGGIRYMKTQPDMIFVIDTVKEKIAVQEANRLKIPVVAPLDTNCDPDLVDFPIPGNDDAIRSVQLFCQEMAEAINEGKALREQDGEANEEQPISEEEKKEVLEEAMSEEDFEGDKE; from the coding sequence ATGGTTAGCATGAGAGATTTATTAGAGTGTGGTGTGCATTTTGGACACCAAACAAGAAGATGGAATCCAAAAATGAAAAAATTTATTTTTGGAGAAAGAAAAGGTATCTATGTAATTGATTTGCAAAAAACACTTAGATATTTTAGATATACATATAACATTGTTCGTGATGCTGCTGCTGAAGGTAAAACAATTTTATTTGTAGGTACTAAAAAACAAGCAGGTGGAGCAATTAAAGAATATGCTGAAAAATGCGGTATGCCTTATGTAAATCATAGATGGCTTGGTGGTATGATGACAAATTTTGGAACTATCCGCCAATCAATTAGAAAATTAGAAGTTATAGAAAAAATGGAAGAAGATGGAAGTATTAAGCTTTTAACTAAAAAAGAAGCTTTAATGCTTACAAGAAAAAAAGAAAAATTATTAGCATATCTTGGTGGTATTAGATATATGAAAACTCAACCTGATATGATTTTTGTTATTGATACTGTAAAAGAAAAAATAGCAGTTCAGGAAGCTAATAGATTAAAAATTCCTGTAGTTGCTCCACTTGATACAAATTGTGATCCTGACTTAGTTGATTTCCCAATTCCAGGAAACGATGATGCAATTCGTTCGGTTCAACTTTTCTGTCAAGAAATGGCTGAAGCTATAAATGAGGGTAAAGCTTTAAGAGAGCAAGATGGAGAAGCAAATGAAGAACAACCAATTTCAGAAGAAGAAAAAAAAGAAGTTTTAGAAGAAGCTATGAGTGAAGAAGATTTTGAAGGAGATAAAGAGTAA
- a CDS encoding c-type cytochrome produces the protein MRELKIFFVVVFFTGLVYWGVEPYAHSVMNPPSTPVNFDFAKADEEFIKNEVALKEKALLDANVSGGEKAIINAQKALELAKNQEEATKQIWEKIAKIDFAKGNAKKGKELFEGNCIACHGIEAAGIPATITDSSLGVTPPDLSDAGAIYDEKFLAALIIDPVKALQISHKFNDEKPFLMPAYPLSGDEVQDNQDLADLIAFFKNTANEYEKEFDVKLKAELEEKYAKNQELTQQQKSALIAKEFEFAKDKNTFINACGRCHDVKYDNFTSSSNINDLKNYLGSNPPDLSMMIRSKGEHYLEIFINEPQKKLYGTAMPRVGLNEKAQTQVISYLEKVGDSKKEEREQTGIYIMVFFAILSIFAIGWKRSVWSKLH, from the coding sequence ATGAGAGAATTAAAAATATTTTTTGTAGTTGTCTTTTTCACAGGTTTGGTGTATTGGGGAGTTGAGCCATATGCTCATTCGGTAATGAATCCTCCTTCAACTCCAGTTAATTTTGATTTTGCAAAAGCTGATGAAGAATTTATAAAAAATGAAGTTGCTTTAAAAGAAAAAGCTTTATTAGATGCAAATGTTTCTGGAGGTGAAAAAGCTATCATTAACGCACAAAAAGCACTAGAACTTGCTAAAAATCAAGAAGAAGCTACTAAACAGATATGGGAAAAAATAGCAAAAATTGATTTTGCAAAAGGAAATGCCAAAAAAGGCAAAGAGCTTTTCGAAGGAAATTGTATCGCTTGTCATGGTATTGAAGCTGCTGGAATTCCTGCTACTATTACAGATTCTTCTTTGGGTGTTACTCCGCCTGATTTAAGCGATGCTGGTGCTATTTATGATGAAAAATTTTTAGCCGCATTAATTATTGATCCAGTTAAAGCATTACAAATTTCACACAAATTTAACGATGAAAAACCTTTTTTGATGCCTGCTTATCCTTTAAGTGGTGATGAGGTGCAAGATAACCAAGATTTAGCGGATTTAATTGCATTTTTTAAAAATACGGCTAATGAGTATGAAAAAGAATTTGATGTAAAATTAAAAGCTGAGTTAGAGGAAAAATATGCTAAAAATCAAGAATTAACACAGCAGCAAAAATCAGCTTTAATTGCTAAAGAATTTGAATTTGCTAAAGATAAAAATACTTTTATAAATGCTTGTGGAAGATGTCATGATGTAAAATATGATAATTTTACTTCAAGTTCAAATATAAATGATTTGAAAAATTATCTTGGTTCAAATCCTCCAGATTTATCAATGATGATTCGTTCTAAGGGTGAGCATTATCTTGAAATTTTCATAAACGAACCACAAAAGAAACTTTATGGAACTGCTATGCCAAGAGTTGGTTTAAATGAAAAAGCACAAACTCAAGTTATTAGTTATCTTGAAAAAGTTGGCGATAGTAAAAAAGAAGAAAGAGAACAAACTGGTATTTATATTATGGTGTTTTTTGCGATTTTGAGTATTTTTGCTATTGGTTGGAAAAGATCTGTTTGGTCTAAATTACATTAA